One region of Mycobacterium riyadhense genomic DNA includes:
- a CDS encoding PE family protein, with amino-acid sequence MSFVIAVPEALLSAASDMAGIGSVLSAANAAAAGPTTALLAAAEDEVSAAIAAVFGSHAQEYQALSARAAAFHQQFVQAVTSGARLYASAEATNAEQQLLGMINAPAQTLLGRPLIGNGADGAPGTGQAGGAGGLLWGNGGNGGSGVAGVGGAGGNGGAAGLFGRGGNGGAGGTNASGAGGVGGAGGAGWLFGDGGAGGAGGLGTTISGTGGAGGNGGVFGNGGVGGAGGAAVTGGLAGNGGSGGNAGWFGDGGAGGAGGVGGAGANGENPTENQTSQAAAGSPGIDGATGSPGGTGGSGTATVGQAGGDGGAGGWGTDTSNGAVTGGNGGNGGNGGDGAPGGSGGIGGDGRNSGAGNGYGGNGGNGGDGGAGAPGGSGGDGGVGDSVGAVNSVGGNGGNGGRGGTGAAGGAGGAGGLGTGPGPVFHDGDGGNGGPGGAGANNAGTGGGGGAGGAGGRGGLLWGNGGNGGAGGVGGVGGIGAQGGAGGDGGEGNIGGDGGNGGAGGAGGTGGNGGVGGAGGGAGMFGHAGVHGAGGAGGQGGAGGTGGAGGEAGVGVVFNGLAGDPGGFGAAGADGQPG; translated from the coding sequence ATGTCGTTCGTGATCGCAGTTCCGGAAGCTCTGCTGTCAGCGGCCTCGGATATGGCCGGTATCGGTTCGGTCCTTAGCGCGGCGAACGCCGCGGCGGCAGGTCCGACGACTGCGTTGCTGGCTGCGGCCGAGGACGAGGTTTCGGCTGCCATTGCGGCGGTGTTCGGCTCGCACGCGCAGGAATATCAGGCGCTCAGCGCCCGGGCCGCGGCGTTTCACCAGCAGTTCGTGCAGGCCGTAACGTCAGGCGCGCGGTTGTATGCCAGCGCCGAGGCGACCAACGCCGAGCAGCAGCTACTGGGCATGATCAACGCTCCCGCTCAGACGCTGCTGGGGCGCCCGCTGATCGGCAACGGCGCCGATGGGGCGCCGGGGACCGGGCAGGCCGGCGGGGCCGGTGGGTTGCTGTGGGGCAATGGCGGCAACGGCGGGTCCGGCGTGGCCGGTGTTGGCGGTGCCGGTGGAAATGGTGGTGCCGCTGGGCTGTTCGGCCGCGGTGGCAACGGCGGGGCGGGCGGCACCAATGCCAGCGGCGCCGGTGGTGTCGGCGGAGCGGGCGGCGCCGGATGGTTGTTCGGTGATGGCGGTGCAGGAGGGGCCGGCGGGCTGGGCACCACGATCAGCGGCACCGGCGGCGCCGGCGGTAACGGCGGTGTGTTCGGTAACGGCGGGGTCGGCGGGGCGGGCGGAGCGGCCGTGACAGGCGGGCTCGCCGGCAATGGCGGTAGCGGCGGTAACGCCGGGTGGTTCGGCGACGGTGGGGCCGGCGGTGCCGGTGGGGTCGGCGGAGCGGGAGCCAACGGGGAGAACCCAACCGAAAACCAGACCAGCCAGGCGGCAGCCGGCAGCCCTGGCATCGACGGCGCGACCGGCAGCCCGGGCGGTACCGGTGGCTCGGGTACCGCCACGGTGGGGCAGGCCGGCGGTGACGGCGGCGCCGGCGGCTGGGGTACCGATACCAGCAATGGCGCCGTTACCGGGGGTAACGGGGGTAACGGAGGCAACGGAGGTGATGGTGCACCCGGCGGCAGCGGGGGTATCGGCGGTGACGGTCGCAACTCAGGTGCCGGCAACGGTTATGGGGGCAACGGGGGCAACGGGGGTGACGGCGGGGCCGGCGCCCCGGGCGGATCCGGTGGTGACGGCGGCGTTGGCGATTCAGTCGGTGCTGTCAACAGTGTCGGCGGCAACGGTGGCAATGGGGGGCGCGGTGGCACGGGCGCAGCCGGTGGGGCCGGCGGTGCGGGCGGTCTTGGCACCGGCCCCGGGCCAGTATTCCACGATGGTGACGGCGGCAACGGCGGGCCCGGAGGTGCCGGCGCAAACAATGCCGGCACCGGGGGTGGCGGGGGCGCCGGGGGCGCCGGCGGTCGTGGCGGGCTGCTGTGGGGCAACGGCGGTAACGGTGGTGCCGGTGGTGTCGGCGGTGTTGGCGGCATCGGCGCTCAGGGCGGCGCCGGTGGGGACGGCGGAGAGGGAAATATCGGCGGTGATGGCGGCAATGGTGGTGCCGGGGGCGCCGGCGGAACCGGCGGCAACGGCGGTGTTGGCGGGGCGGGCGGCGGTGCCGGAATGTTCGGACATGCTGGTGTTCACGGTGCGGGCGGCGCTGGAGGTCAGGGCGGTGCCGGGGGCACGGGTGGCGCCGGCGGCGAAGCCGGAGTTGGCGTTGTGTTCAACGGTCTGGCCGGCGATCCTGGTGGGTTCGGCGCCGCGGGCGCCGACGGCCAACCCGGCTGA
- a CDS encoding type II toxin-antitoxin system Phd/YefM family antitoxin has translation MTKSTPTSNAIRVGVHEAKTRMSELLRLVDSGQEIEIARGGEPVAKLVPFHPRETRRLGIDRGVYTVPEDFDAPLPDDVIASFNR, from the coding sequence ATGACTAAGTCCACCCCGACGTCCAACGCTATCAGGGTCGGCGTCCACGAAGCGAAGACCCGTATGTCGGAGCTGCTGCGGCTGGTCGACAGCGGTCAGGAAATCGAGATTGCCCGGGGCGGTGAACCCGTGGCAAAGCTTGTGCCGTTCCACCCCCGCGAGACCCGCCGCTTAGGTATAGACCGGGGCGTGTATACCGTGCCCGAGGATTTCGACGCTCCGTTGCCGGACGATGTCATTGCGAGCTTCAATCGGTGA
- a CDS encoding type II toxin-antitoxin system VapC family toxin, with protein sequence MKRYLVDTHVWLWMQSDPDRLRDETRAIVADVRNNILFSAASAWEIAIKYRLGKLALPEAPASYVPDRMRRSGTPMLPIEHAHVLRTAELPDHHRDPFDRVLVAQAQLLDLTIVTADDQLSAYDVAVVAA encoded by the coding sequence GTGAAGCGCTACCTCGTAGACACCCATGTTTGGCTGTGGATGCAGTCAGACCCTGACCGGCTACGCGACGAAACACGGGCAATCGTTGCCGACGTCCGCAATAACATTCTGTTTTCGGCCGCCAGCGCTTGGGAGATCGCGATCAAGTATCGGCTCGGCAAGCTCGCATTGCCCGAAGCACCGGCCTCGTATGTGCCCGATCGCATGCGCCGCTCCGGAACGCCAATGCTGCCGATCGAGCATGCGCACGTGCTGAGGACCGCCGAACTTCCGGATCACCATAGGGATCCGTTCGACCGCGTCCTCGTCGCCCAAGCACAGCTGCTCGACCTGACGATCGTCACCGCCGATGACCAGTTGTCTGCCTACGATGTCGCGGTCGTCGCCGCCTAA
- a CDS encoding alpha/beta fold hydrolase, with amino-acid sequence MPGMPTDLLTHRGGQGEPLILVHGLMGRGSTWSRQLPWLTRLGTVYTYDAPWHRGRDVNDPYPISTERFVADLRDAVTALGVPVRLVGHSMGALHSWCLAAQRPELVSALVVEDMAPDFRGRTTGPWEPWLHALPVEFDSAEQVFAEFGPVAGRYFLEAFDRTATGWRLHGHTSRWIEIASEWGTRDYWAQWRAVQSPALLIEAGDSVTPPGQMRKMAERDCSTTYLRIPEAGHLVHDEAPREYRQAVESFLLRR; translated from the coding sequence GTGCCCGGCATGCCCACCGATCTGTTGACCCATCGCGGTGGACAGGGCGAGCCATTGATCCTGGTGCATGGTCTGATGGGCCGGGGGAGCACCTGGTCGCGTCAGTTGCCGTGGCTGACCCGGCTGGGCACCGTCTACACCTACGATGCGCCATGGCATCGAGGCCGCGACGTCAACGACCCATACCCGATCAGCACCGAACGTTTCGTTGCCGATCTGCGTGATGCGGTGACCGCGTTGGGCGTGCCGGTCAGATTGGTCGGGCATTCGATGGGTGCCCTGCATTCGTGGTGTCTGGCCGCGCAGCGTCCCGAGTTGGTTTCGGCGTTAGTGGTCGAGGATATGGCGCCGGACTTCCGCGGCCGAACCACCGGTCCGTGGGAGCCGTGGCTGCATGCGCTTCCGGTCGAATTCGATTCTGCTGAACAAGTATTCGCGGAGTTCGGGCCGGTGGCCGGCAGATACTTTCTGGAAGCCTTCGACCGTACCGCCACGGGTTGGCGGTTGCACGGCCATACCTCTCGATGGATCGAGATCGCCTCCGAGTGGGGTACCCGCGACTACTGGGCGCAGTGGCGGGCGGTGCAATCGCCGGCGCTGCTCATCGAAGCTGGCGACTCGGTCACGCCGCCAGGCCAGATGCGGAAGATGGCTGAAAGAGATTGCTCTACAACATATTTGCGGATACCCGAGGCGGGTCACCTGGTACACGACGAGGCACCGCGGGAATACCGGCAGGCCGTCGAGTCCTTCCTCTTGCGGCGCTAA
- the mhuD gene encoding mycobilin-forming heme oxygenase MhuD — MPVVKINAIEVPADAGPELEKRFAHRAHAVENSPGFLGFQLLRPVKGEDRYFVVTHWESEEAFQAWATGPAIEAHAGHRANPVATGASLLEFEVVMDVAGTGKTE; from the coding sequence ATGCCAGTGGTGAAGATCAATGCAATCGAGGTACCCGCCGACGCTGGCCCGGAACTGGAGAAGCGTTTCGCCCACCGCGCCCACGCGGTCGAGAACTCTCCCGGTTTCCTCGGCTTTCAGCTGCTGCGTCCGGTCAAGGGTGAAGACCGCTACTTCGTGGTGACGCACTGGGAATCCGAGGAAGCGTTCCAGGCGTGGGCGACTGGGCCCGCCATCGAAGCGCACGCCGGGCACCGCGCGAACCCCGTGGCGACAGGGGCGTCACTGCTGGAATTCGAAGTTGTGATGGACGTTGCCGGGACCGGCAAGACTGAGTAG
- a CDS encoding serine hydrolase gives MPGPARLSSRRVAQRRGLALGVAAALVVTLAPGCASSPTPSANAANPARRIDTRTPPGLRAQQTMDMLNSDWPIGPVGVGTLAAADQVDSVAKTMEALWWDRPFSLDSVDIGASVATLHLISSYGARQDIRIHTDDGGWVDRFDLDTQPPPSITSWADVDAVLSKTGARYSYQVAKVDNGHCDPVAGSNTGESLPLASIFKLYVLHALAGAVRNGTVSWDDQLTVTAKSKAVGSSGLELPPGAQVSVRTAAEKMIATSDNMATDLLIGKLGTHAIEEALATAGHHDPASMTPFPTMYELFSVGWGQPDLRDQWRRASPRVRAQLLQQANSTPYQPDPTRAHTPASSFGAEWYGNAEDICRVHATLQADAVGRAVPVRQILSAVAGIQLDREKWPYIGAKAGGLPGDLTFSWYAVDKTGQPWVVSFQLNWPRDHGPTVTGWMLQVAKQVFALVGPK, from the coding sequence TTGCCGGGACCGGCAAGACTGAGTAGCCGGCGGGTGGCTCAGCGCCGTGGGCTGGCGTTGGGCGTCGCAGCTGCATTGGTAGTTACCCTGGCGCCGGGTTGTGCGTCCTCCCCTACGCCGTCGGCGAACGCGGCGAACCCAGCGCGCCGCATCGACACCAGAACCCCGCCCGGTCTGCGGGCGCAGCAGACCATGGACATGCTCAACTCGGACTGGCCGATCGGCCCGGTCGGGGTTGGCACCCTGGCCGCGGCCGACCAGGTCGACTCCGTCGCAAAAACGATGGAAGCGCTCTGGTGGGATCGGCCCTTCAGCCTCGACAGCGTCGACATCGGCGCCAGTGTCGCCACGCTACACCTCATTTCTTCCTACGGCGCCCGACAAGACATCCGCATTCACACCGACGACGGTGGCTGGGTCGACCGGTTCGACCTCGATACTCAACCACCGCCGTCGATCACCTCGTGGGCCGACGTTGACGCCGTGTTGAGCAAGACCGGGGCCCGCTACTCATATCAGGTCGCCAAGGTCGACAATGGTCACTGCGACCCGGTAGCCGGCAGCAATACCGGCGAATCTCTGCCGCTGGCATCGATTTTCAAGCTGTACGTACTGCACGCACTGGCCGGCGCGGTCCGCAACGGTACGGTGTCGTGGGACGATCAGCTGACCGTCACTGCAAAGAGCAAGGCGGTGGGCTCTTCCGGCCTGGAATTGCCTCCCGGGGCACAGGTTTCGGTTCGCACGGCCGCCGAGAAGATGATCGCAACCAGCGACAATATGGCCACCGACCTGCTGATCGGAAAATTGGGCACGCACGCCATCGAGGAAGCCCTGGCCACCGCCGGCCATCACGATCCGGCCAGCATGACACCCTTCCCCACCATGTACGAGCTGTTCTCCGTTGGCTGGGGTCAACCGGATCTGCGCGACCAATGGAGGCGGGCGAGCCCACGGGTCCGCGCCCAATTGCTGCAGCAGGCGAATTCCACCCCATACCAACCTGATCCAACTCGAGCCCACACGCCTGCTTCTAGTTTTGGCGCGGAGTGGTACGGCAATGCCGAGGACATCTGCCGAGTGCACGCGACGCTGCAGGCTGATGCGGTCGGTCGGGCCGTACCCGTCAGACAGATCCTGTCGGCCGTCGCGGGTATCCAGCTGGATCGCGAGAAATGGCCCTATATCGGCGCGAAAGCCGGTGGGCTGCCGGGCGATCTGACGTTTAGTTGGTACGCCGTCGACAAGACCGGGCAGCCTTGGGTGGTGAGCTTCCAGCTGAACTGGCCACGCGATCACGGGCCAACGGTGACCGGCTGGATGCTGCAGGTCGCCAAACAGGTCTTCGCGCTGGTGGGCCCGAAATAG
- a CDS encoding histidine phosphatase family protein: protein MRLTLVSHAMTAAMAAARFPADEPLSDIGRRQAEAAARLAVRGNTSQLTGPERRARQTAELLGLNATTEPRLADLDCGRWRGATLESVAAEELAAWLTDPAQAPQGGESIVDLIDRVAGWLDSLTANTVAVTHPAVIRAAILVALDIPPKSFWRIDIGPLSRTVMHYRRDSWTLRL, encoded by the coding sequence ATCCGGCTGACTTTGGTGTCGCACGCGATGACTGCGGCCATGGCCGCCGCGCGTTTCCCCGCCGATGAACCGCTCAGCGACATCGGTCGCCGGCAGGCCGAAGCCGCTGCGCGCCTTGCTGTCCGGGGCAACACGTCCCAGCTCACCGGACCCGAGCGGCGCGCCCGACAAACCGCGGAGTTGTTGGGGCTCAACGCAACAACCGAGCCGCGGCTGGCCGACCTCGATTGCGGACGGTGGCGCGGTGCAACCCTGGAAAGCGTCGCCGCCGAAGAGCTGGCCGCGTGGCTCACCGACCCGGCGCAGGCGCCCCAGGGCGGCGAGTCGATCGTCGACTTAATCGACCGGGTGGCCGGGTGGCTGGACTCGTTGACGGCCAACACTGTGGCGGTCACGCATCCGGCGGTGATTCGCGCGGCGATCCTGGTAGCACTCGACATCCCACCAAAATCGTTCTGGCGCATTGATATTGGCCCGCTAAGCCGCACCGTCATGCACTACCGCAGAGACAGCTGGACGTTGCGGCTCTAG
- a CDS encoding CbtA family protein, with protein sequence MEKRLIARGLLAGTVGAVLAFVFARLFAEPVIGRAIEYEEGRAEVAHAQGVHEHGVELFTRGVQGNAGLGFGVLIFGIAMGALFTVAFCVAYARAEDAAPQELSLRLAAGAFTAVYLVPFVKYPPNPPAVGQADTIRSRTLWYLVMVLASVALAIAAVWLARRLAARLDAWNAGLIAAGAYVVAIALIILVLPTIAETPAGFPADVLYEFRLVSLGTQLVLWVTTGVVFATLASRLLGERAGRVKSSG encoded by the coding sequence GTGGAGAAGCGTCTGATAGCACGCGGTCTCCTTGCGGGCACGGTGGGCGCGGTGCTGGCGTTCGTTTTCGCCCGCCTGTTCGCCGAACCGGTAATTGGCCGCGCAATCGAATATGAGGAAGGCCGCGCCGAAGTCGCGCACGCTCAAGGCGTACACGAGCACGGCGTCGAATTGTTCACCCGTGGCGTGCAGGGCAATGCCGGATTGGGTTTCGGCGTACTGATTTTCGGCATTGCCATGGGTGCGCTGTTCACGGTTGCGTTTTGCGTCGCCTATGCGCGCGCGGAAGACGCTGCACCACAGGAGCTTTCGCTACGCCTTGCGGCGGGAGCCTTTACCGCGGTGTATTTGGTGCCGTTCGTGAAGTATCCGCCCAATCCGCCGGCCGTCGGTCAGGCGGACACGATCAGGTCGCGCACCCTGTGGTATCTGGTGATGGTGTTGGCGTCGGTGGCGTTGGCGATCGCGGCGGTGTGGCTGGCTCGAAGGCTGGCCGCGCGGCTTGACGCTTGGAACGCCGGCTTGATCGCGGCCGGCGCTTATGTCGTGGCGATTGCTCTGATCATCTTGGTTCTGCCGACCATCGCAGAGACGCCCGCGGGCTTTCCCGCCGACGTACTCTACGAATTCAGGCTGGTTTCGCTGGGCACCCAACTGGTGCTATGGGTGACCACCGGCGTGGTTTTCGCGACGCTCGCGAGCCGGCTGCTGGGCGAACGGGCCGGAAGAGTCAAGTCATCCGGCTGA
- a CDS encoding CbtB domain-containing protein, whose product MANSHTAQVGSVDLSAAGAALWLAATAFLALLALYFVGIDQGAVSLFGSDSHVHEFFHDARHLLGFPCH is encoded by the coding sequence GTGGCGAATTCCCATACAGCCCAGGTTGGATCGGTTGATCTGTCGGCAGCAGGTGCGGCGCTGTGGTTGGCGGCCACCGCCTTCCTGGCGCTGCTGGCGCTCTACTTCGTCGGCATCGACCAGGGCGCGGTGTCGCTGTTCGGCAGCGACTCACACGTGCACGAATTCTTTCACGACGCCAGGCATCTGCTCGGATTCCCCTGCCACTGA